The Triticum urartu cultivar G1812 unplaced genomic scaffold, Tu2.1 TuUngrouped_contig_10079, whole genome shotgun sequence nucleotide sequence TAACTCCAAggagagcgtggtagctgcatttacaagatgacatagagatttgtaaagcacacacagATCTGGGCCCTATGGGCCCCATCTGGGTCCTAGCGGGCCGGTCTTGGTGTTGCCTCGCTGCTCTCTGCGCGGTGATGAGGTGGAGCGGCTCGtacggcgggcggcggcgccgtTGGCACGTCTTCTACAGTGCGAAGGCAGGGGCTTTACGGGCATCTGAGCGCCCGGCCGGACCTGTGTGCCCACGGGTCTGGTTTGCCCCTGCTATTGCGTCCGGTCGGTTACCGTCGTTGATGGTGAAGGTTGAGCCCTCCCGCGTACCGACGGTGCCGCTGCCCTAGTCCCGGCTCCTCCTCATCGTTGTGCAGGCCCTACTTCGTGGTGCCGTGGTGAGACGGCGTGGAAGCTTCATGTCCGTGTTGGCGCAGGGTGGTGGTCGGTTTGGTGGTGCGCTTCAGAGCGCCTGAGGAGTGGGTTGGGATCAGGAGAAATCCCCGTCGGCTTGGCCGATGCCGGCGTGGCGGCGCTTGCGGGTGTCATCAGTCCTTCCTGGAGGGCGTCGGGGCGACCCTTCCTATCCCCTCGCCGCGTACCGAGGGAAATCCTTCGCAgcagcgtcgtcgtcgtcgcaTCTCTTTTTGGAGGTGTTGCTTGGTGCCGGCATTCCGGAGTCGTGGAGCTTGGCGAGAGGTCTCCGGTGGGCGCAGCGGTCGTGAGGCTTCTTCGTTTTTCGTTGATCTGCCGTTCTTGGCatttgtttcttttttgttttctctTCCGTTTCTTTTGGGCATGGCTGTGCTGCTTCCGCCCAGCACCTATCGTTGTTTGTATCGTGGTGGTTGCTTTGTAATACAAAGCGGGGGGAAACTTTGAGTTGTCAGACAAGTTTATCACACGAAAGGTGTAGCATATATATAGCAGGGACCATATATAGCAAAATTGTAACAGGGAGCGACGAATCAATTAACGATGTATCCATCCGGAATACCGCCACAAGATGACACGAGAAATTTTCATGATGGATGTGCAGCCTGCTGAAAAGTAAAGAGGGGACAGAAAAGAAAAAGTAGTTGGGTAGAGGCTTGATGCTCTACCTGCTGATAACTTGCCAATAGACGCCCTGACTGTGCTTGCTTGCAGAACGATGTGTTCTTATTTTAACTTCATTGGCATAATTTTATTGTGTCCAGATCTATTCAGGTCTTTCATTACGGCAATTATCTGCGTATGTATATATGAATCCAGTGAGAACGCATATCAGAAACAGTAGACCCTTCCCGTTGCCTGCTTTATCAACAGAACATTCATTAGACACAGGGCAAGAAAAATACCCTAGGCCAGCTCCCGGTTAGAGCAAATCTATGAAGTATCTCACCTGTTGCTTCTCTTCCTTAATTAAAATACCCTAGCTAGGTGCTAGTACGCTGGCTGTGTTTAGAAACATACATTAGAATTTAGAACATCGAAAATGATGATGAGAGAAAAAAAACTTGATGGTAGTCAAATCGGTTCTTCTACTGAAGAGAAAGGATGGGAAGGATCATGCTATTAAACTGGATGACATTTGctacaaaaaaaattaaaattcaACGGTCATATCTGCATATAATCATTCAACCTTTTGCCTCTGTGGTGTTTATGGACAAATAGAAATGCAGCCCTCATACCTTTGTTTTACGAGACTATTAATGAACCGTTGTCAGACTATTGTTCCTATAGTAACACTATATCATGTGATGTGTGACTGCAATTTGGGTATGTTTATCCATTACAAGAACTATTCTTTGAGCATACTCATTAACGTTACAACTGTAATTGCCCCAAAGTGTGCATGCTTAATAGTGCAGCCTCTTTGGTGTTCCCGGAGCAAAATAGAAGCAATGGATAAAGAAACAGATGCTATCCTTCCAAAGGTACCAAGGATGGAATGAAACCAAAGTCACTTGTCAGCCAAGTTTTCGAGTTGCCGTCGACAGGTCTATCACCCAAATGTGACCACATACACAGCAAAACATGAAATGAGAAATCGTGATGAAGGATCCGCATGCAGCCTGCTGAAAAAGCAGAGAAAGGGGACGgacagaaaagaaaaggaagaagcTGGGTAAGGGGTAGATGCCATCTCCTTGCAAAGAACCAAGGTTCGAATGAAACCAAAATCTCACTTGTCAGCCAAGTAATCGAGTTGTCGAGAGATTTATCACACGGAAGGACCATAGCGGAATCGTAGCGTAGGTAGGAGAGGATGATGAACCAATGAACGACGTATCCTTCCACAAGATCAAAGATGGAACGAGAAATCGTGATGAAGGATCTGCGTGTAGCCTGCTGAAAAAGCAGAGAAAGCAGAAAAGTGAAGGAAGAAGCTGGGCAATGGGTTGATGCTCTGCCTGAAGGTAGCGGGCACGCTAGGAAAATCGCGCATTCCCCAGGCCCCCTACCCTGCTACGTACGGCCTCTGCAGGCTGCAGCTGAAAGAAGAAAGTAAAGAACGTAGAGAAAAGGAAAAGAAGAGTAGAAGAACATATCCTTTTGCTAGCTGCCCACGGCACACACACAAAGACAGAGATAGACGTATGCATTGCATTGCATGCAAGGCCACACCACCCAGAGGCATGCATGCTAGGTGCTAGCCTAGCCTGATTCTGCTAAACCGATCAATCAAACTCCTGAGACACCATCACACACACCAGGCGGCTGGCGGTGGTGGAGGGATTTATCCATGGCCGAGCTCGCGAGCGCCCTGAGCACGCTGCTGGGCGTAATCAGCCACGAGGCGCAGAGGCTCGGACGCGTCCGGCGTGACGTGCAGTTCATCAAGGAGGAGATCGAGAGCATGAGCAGCTTCCTGGAGGACCTGTCTAGGGAAAGCTGCGAGCACAACAAGCAGGTCCAAACCTGGATGAGGCAGGTCCGGATCCTGGCCGACGACTGCAAGAGCCGCATCGACCTCTACCTCTACCGCGGCGACCCGAGATTCCACCTACCCAGGGGAGGCCCCCGCCGCTACCTCTTGTGGGCTCCCTGGCAGCTGCGCAAGCTGCTCGCGCAGCACCACGCGGCAGACCAGCTAAGTGAGCTCAAGGACCGGGCCCATGACATCAGCAACCGCCGATTGAGGTACGGCGTTGAGATCAAAACGGtggagtcatcatcatcttcCAAGATGGCGGAGTCATCATCATCTTCGAGCGCTAGGCTCACTGAGCCATTGTGGTTACATGGGGATGGTACACTAAAGGTGGCTTTGCCCATGACTAGTatgaagttggacaaggaagactaCTTTAGGAGGAGGCTAGACCACTGGATTGGAATGGTGGTGCAGGAGTGGGCGGAACTGGCGACGGCCGGATCAAAACCGTTACTACCATCCATTCTCTTTGTGGTACAAGAGACCAAGGATGCCGATGCTCTTGGGAGTGAAGCACTGAACGCGGCAAAAGCTTATTTCAAGAGGGCAGAGGATGCGCAAGATAAGGGCATGCCATCGGAGACTTGTGTTCTTCCGCATGAAGATAAAGCTTTGCCACAAGAGATCGAGGCCGTCAGCGCTCTTGCGCATGAAGATAAGTCAGCTGTGCCACCAAAGGGCAAGGACGTCAACGCTCTTTCCTCAAAGATAAGGGAGTGCCACCAGAGACCAAGGAGGTCGTCACTCTTGTGCATGAAGATAAGGTGCTTATGCCTCCGAAGAAGAAGGATGTCGGTGCCACCGGAGACCAAGGATGACAAGACCCTTGCACATGAAGATAAGGTGGATGTGCCATCGGAAACCAAGGGCGACGGTGGCGCTCTGGTGTATGAAGATAAGGCGGACGTGCAATCGGAGACCAAGGGCGATGGCGGCCCTCTTGTGCATGAAGATAAGGCAAATGTGCCAGCGGAGACCAAGGGGGGCGGTGGCACTCTTGCGCATGAAGATAACGCGGATGTGCCATTGGAGACCAAGGGCGGCGGCAGCCCGCTTGCGCATGAAGATAAGGCAGATGTGCCATCGGAGACCAAGGGCGGTGGCGGCCCGCTTGCGCATGAAGATAACGCGGATGTACCATTAGAGACCAAGGGCAGCCATGGCCCGTTTGGGCATGAAGATAAGGCGGATATACCAGCGGAGACCAAGGGCGATGTTGGCGCTCTTGCGCATGAAGATAAGGTGGATGCGCGAGTGGAAACAAAGGGTGACGGTGGCGCTCTTGCGCATGAAGATAAGGCTGATGTGCCAACAGAGACCAAGGGCGGCCCTCTTGCACATGATGATAAGGCGGATGTGCCATCTGAGAGCAAGGGCGACGGTGGTGAAAATAAGGTGAATGTGCCAGCGGAGACCAAGGGATACGGTGCCGTTCTTGCGCATGAATATAAGGCGGATATGACAGCAGAGACCATGGGTGATGGTGGTTCTCTTGAGCATGAAGATAAGGCGGATGTGCCATCGAAGACCAAGGGCAGCGGCATGCATGAAGATAAGGTGGATGTGCAATCGGAGACCAAGGGAGACGGCAACACTCTTGCACATGAAGAGAAGGCAGATGTGTCACCAGAGACCAAGGACGCAGGAAATGTCGTCTTGGTCGACGTCCCTATGGTGCACTACACGTTTGTAAGGCTACGACCCCACATGATTCTCTACTACATCCTGGCTGAGATCAAGCGGCAGCAAGCCATGGATGATCGTCCTGTTCACTTAAAATTGGATACTTATTTTCAAAGAAAGGAGACGATGGGTGAAATTAAGAAAAAGATAGAAACAATGAGTGTTGACAACAAAATTGAAGCCATCAAAGAAGAAATTCTCAAACTTCAAGTTTCAAGGTCGGAGTTGTCAGAGCTGCAAAAATTACACATTGGCGGAAAAACTTTGGCAGACAATATCAGCGGTAAAACACTGGGCCAACTCTTGTGGGTGCTCATCTACCAATCAACTAGTCCTGCTGCATCTGAACAAGGCAAAAAGATCAAATCCATGGTAGCACAATCGTACGATGTCATCATCAAGCAAACAGCCAAGGAACTTCAATTGAAAATAGAACTTGAAGAAAAATTAGAATATGAAGACATCCTGTGGAAGGTGTTCCCAAATTCGATCACGACGACTGCCAATAGTACTCCTAGAACAATGGTGGATGATATCATCAAAGATATGGTAAAAAAAGAGGTTAAGGAGATGCTGCCAGAGCTGCAGGAATTAGGCATGCCTGACAGTAACCGAGAAGCAGGCAGTGAAGGAGCTCAAAAGACCCCAGAAATTGATTTTGTAGGGAGCACAGAGAACATGATGGAAGAAATCAAAATGAAGATCACGGAGCAGATCAAGGTCAAAATGGTCGTGCAAAAGATCCAAGAATGTTTGAGAGGTAATCAAAAGATCCTGCTCATCCTCAAAGTTTATGACAAGTATGTACCCCAATGGGAGGAGACCAGAAACAGTTTGAGCCTGTTGGGGCTGGAGTGCCCCATCGCCGGTGCTGTGATTGTGGCCAAGATCACTCGAGAGGACAACATGCAATATTTTGGCTGTCCAGGGTCGGAGCTCATAGAATATTCTCCTGTTGGCCTCTACTTTGATACCGTGCTACAGGTTACAAGCCAGTATATGAATGATCAAAATAGCCACCAGGTTCTTCGCGACATCTTGTGGGAGTGCAAGCAAGATGAATTCTGCATGAAGATCTTTGCTCATGCATTCTACGCCAAACCCAACAGGAGCACTGAAGAGTTGAGAAAATTGCACTACACCATTCGTTCCAGTCCCACACACACATTGCCGAGTATCATGTTGAAGTTCTCCTACAGGGAGCTACCTAAAGAGTACATGTCTTGTTTGTTGTACCTCGCTATCTTCCCTCAAGGACAAACCATCAGGCGGTCAACCTTGATAGGACGATGGGTTGCAGAAAGGCTGATAACCACCAAAGACTGGCGCTGGTCCTCTTCAGTGTATGAAGCTGAGAAATGTTTTGATACGCTTGTTGACCGGTACCTTGTTTGTCCTGTTGGCATTGGTGCTACTGGAAAGGTCAAGAGCTGCACAGTGCATAAGCTAGTTTATGGATTCATTACCAAGATCGCCATGCAGCAGCACATTCTGGAGACACGGTTGTCACATCACTTGGCTTGTCACTTCTCCGTATTCAGCGATGTCCGCCTCCGCAGCTCAGAAACAATCGAGGATTTCTTTAAAAAGTCATCTCAGTTCTACAAGCTCAAGGTGGTAGATCTAGAAGGCTGTCATTGCTTCCAACAGAAGAACAAGTTCTACCTGAGGGACATATGCAAGAACATACTGATGCTCAAGTATCTCAGCTTAAGGAGAACGGATGTTACCAGGCTGCCCAGTGAAATCAACAATCTTCAAGAGTTGGAGGTATTGGATATCCGCGAGACCAAGATTCCTGCATCAGCAACAAGAAATATCCTGCTCCGAATGCTGAAGCTTCTGTTGGTTGGTCATGTTGATTCAAGTCCAAGAAGTCCTGACTTCCCCAGTGTCCAGATGCATGAGAAGATTCAAAAAATGGAACATGTGGAGGTACCATGCAATGTCAAGCTTCAGAATGGTCTGCAGCGTCTGTTGTCTAGTCATGTTGATTCAAGTCATGCCGACTACTCCAGTGTGCAGATCCCTGTGAAGATTGAAAAAATGAAGGGTGTGGAAGTATTGtccaatgtgaagccgaagaatCATAGAGACTTGGTAAACATTGGAACTCTAAATAACCTGAAGAAGCTCGGTGTGGCTATCAACAAGGAGAGTTACCTCAAGCCATTGCTTAATGCAATCAGTGACCTCCTaaaccactccctccgttttctGTCAATTACTCTTGACATAAGCATACACAAGGACCCTGCAGCAGAGCTGAGTCTAGAAAACAAACCCAAGTATCTTGAGAGCCTAACTATCAATGGAAGCAAAAAGTGCCCCGAGGATATCAAAAGCACTAGCACACAAATGGGGAAGCTACTTAAATCATTGACCGAATATGGAAATCAACTCGCCATTGTAAATATAAGTTGCACTTTTCTAAGCCAGGAAAATCTCAAGGTCCTTGGAAAGCTTGAGAACTTACGCTGTGTCAAGCTTCGACACAGTGCGTACAATGAGAGCAAGCTCACTTTCAATAAGGGAGAATTCGAAAATCTCAACAAATTTCTTGTCGAGGGAAACAACATGGCTGAAATCACATTTGATAATGGAGCAGCTAGTAACCTCGAGAAGATCGTTTTGTCCTCCACCGACATAGTCTCTATCAGTGGAGTCAACTGCCTTCAAAAACTGGAGGAGCTTGAGTTGAAGGGCATCAATGACAAGGACATGGTGAATTCATTATTTGACAAAGTCAAACACATAGGCAAGGTGACTCTTCGTGATACAATGCTGGAGCAAGGTGATCTAAAAATCCTCGCCGGCAACAATAAGATGTGCTCCCTAGTGCTCCTGGGGAAGTTTTATAATGGCAGTCATGTTATCTTCGAAGATGAATTCCAGAAGCTCAACCTTCTTATTGTTGACTCCTCTGAGTCTGACATCACCGAGATAAGCTTTACCAACAGGTCTCCTAATCTTGAGAAGATGGTCTGGTCATTCAAGGAAATTGTTTCTCTGTCCGGAATCGACAAGCTTCCTGCATTAAAGGAGCTGGAATTGAAAGGTGGTGACAGTGTCCCTAATAAGTTGAAAGAAGACATTAAAAAACAAAAGATTAGGCTTGACTATAAACCCAGGGATAGGCCataaaaataagaagaagaaaaaagagaagCAGATGGTGCAAGATGCCCATCCTTGGGGAAGGCGAAGAACTGGTGCTGGAGGAACTGAAGGGCTTCCCGTTACTTCGTCCATTCATCGTCAATTCCTGCAATGGTATGTGTTTGTGTGTGCTCGTGTGATTTGCCATTGTGTGTTTCCATCTACTGAGTGTGCATTTGTGTCCTGCTTGTGCCGAGTGATTTAAGTGGTGTGGGTGTATCCAGTTACTTGTCCTGACCTGCATGTGTGGCTTGTCATTGTGGTCGAGCATAATGGTTGTGCATATGCTCACGGGTCTGGATTTGTGTGGCTTTCCTCTGGACAAAATGGTTCCATGTAATAAGTGTGATGCTTGTACGCACATTTGACTTCTTATTAATtaatatatactattgtgtgtTATATCATGTGCTTTGGCTGAGTTCTGCAATGATGAACTGGTTGTATGTCATATATGTGTACATAACAACGCAGCTACCAGCAGCAGTTAATTATAGCCCTTGAAGTGGAGTTTTATGCAGATCAGAGGTTTCTCAGATATTTGTCCGTCTTCATCCTAGCTAGTGTGGTAGTTAAACCGCACATGGTTTCATGCAAGTCATCACTGATCTAATGACAAATAGCAAGGTCGGTAAAGTCATTGGCCAAATAAACAGAAGTTTCAGCTTCACTAGAGTCCTCTTGACAGATTTCAGTAACAGGCTCACAAATGACCAGACACCTATGTTCAGTGCGCAAAAATTCCATAAAGCTGTTGATAGAGATTTCACTTACTGTTGAATCTCTTCTCAAGGAACAAGGCCACATTTACTTTGCAAAACTGAGAACACCACCAAGTGAGGAACCGTGAGTCACTTGTACCCTGTTATCTTCCCCTATCAGGATTCAGGACAATGCGACGCCAACAGCTTCCTTGTCAGGTAGATCAAAACCAGAGTATAAGAAGCAAGGAAGTTCTGTATCCTGCTCTTGTTGCTCCCGCTTCCTCTGCGCCGGCATTATTTTTTCTCCTTTGATCTTCCATTCCAGTACTTAAATGAGCTTCGAGAGCTGCAATTGATATATTCCTTGGCGGAATCACACTTCTATTGGTCAAGACTGCCATCAGCCGCGGCACTGAATATTTGAACAATTGTCTTGCACCTGCTGATCTTCACTAGGAAGTAGAAACACACTCAATGCTAGATGATTCGAGAACATGATTCAGTGCCTGCCTGCAGCACCTTCTTCCTGTGGTGGTATTCATTTCCCTATATCTTAAAAATATGAACCACAGCCTGCAACGGGCATTTGATCAAACACCTTACCTGGTGCGCATTGTCTCGTCATCAGCCTACTCCACTCCACCTGGCGGTGTTCCATTCCAAATCGAACCGTGAAGATCGCCGTGGGTCCATGCCTCCAATCCATCCATACGAGACATAGTATGAGTTAGCCTGGCCAAATGGTGGGTAGACCCAGGCACTGGCAATGTGTCGAACACCTTGGTGAGCGTGACCAGATACAGCTAGAGGCAGAGGATTCCGTCCTCGCGTTCTTCAGCAGAACCTTGGTGAGCGTGATTGACTCTTCTCTTATCCGTTTCCGTGATGAATGAAGCCCCTGCATCTGCATTCGAAAAGGATAAAATGCGCCTGAGACTCaccttaggaaggaaggaaggatgAGCGCCAAAGCTCCAGATGCAGACCAGCCCGCCGCTTGACAGACGCTGGGCAGGGAGGGGTTCGCCGCCGGGCAACGCCTTCACGGCGTCCGACGCCGGTGATGCGGCACCAACGCCGTCGGTACCCAGGGATTGagattttttttctctttttattaGGGACACCAGCCAGCAGGCCGGCCGAACAATACAGCGGGCTAGCGGGCTTGACAGACGCTGGGCAGGGAGGGATTCTTTTGTTTCTTGTGTCTTCTTTTCGGTATTTCATTCACTTTGTTTCTTTCCTCATCTCTTGCATTTATTTTTTattctctatatatatatatatatgaatacTCAATTTTATAAAAAATAAATTTAAAATATATAGATTACAAGTACATAAACATTTGTATATAAAATGCGTGCTCCCTTTTGAAATTATATGAATATTTATTCAATGCATGATTCTTTTCAAAAAGGTTCATCAGTTACTAAAATATGTTTGtcatatattaaaaaatattgGTGGTGTATTATTAATTTGATCTTATTTTTTATGAAAGAGTTTCATCGTGTATGAAAAATGTACATGTTATTAAATCGATCATCACGTTTTTCAAAAGGTTAATCATGTATCAAAAATGTCTGTCATATATTAAAAAAGGGTGTGGCCAGTGGATTGAGACTTAACAAAGTCTTACTCAAGTAATATAATATTTAAAAGA carries:
- the LOC125526432 gene encoding uncharacterized protein LOC125526432; amino-acid sequence: MAELASALSTLLGVISHEAQRLGRVRRDVQFIKEEIESMSSFLEDLSRESCEHNKQVQTWMRQVRILADDCKSRIDLYLYRGDPRFHLPRGGPRRYLLWAPWQLRKLLAQHHAADQLSELKDRAHDISNRRLRYGVEIKTVESSSSSKMAESSSSSSARLTEPLWLHGDGTLKVALPMTSMKLDKEDYFRRRLDHWIGMVVQEWAELATAGSKPLLPSILFVVQETKDADALGSEALNAAKAYFKRAEDAQDKGMPSETCVLPHEDKALPQEIEAVSALAHEDKSAVPPKGKDVNALSSKIRECHQRPRRSSLLCMKIRCLCLRRRRMSVPPETKDDKTLAHEDKVDVPSETKGDGGALVYEDKADVQSETKGDGGPLVHEDKANVPAETKGGGGTLAHEDNADVPLETKGGGSPLAHEDKADVPSETKGGGGPLAHEDNADVPLETKGSHGPFGHEDKADIPAETKGDVGALAHEDKVDARVETKGDGGALAHEDKADVPTETKGGPLAHDDKADVPSESKGDGGENKVNVPAETKGYGAVLAHEYKADMTAETMGDGGSLEHEDKADVPSKTKGSGMHEDKVDVQSETKGDGNTLAHEEKADVSPETKDAGNVVLVDVPMVHYTFVRLRPHMILYYILAEIKRQQAMDDRPVHLKLDTYFQRKETMGEIKKKIETMSVDNKIEAIKEEILKLQVSRSELSELQKLHIGGKTLADNISGKTLGQLLWVLIYQSTSPAASEQGKKIKSMVAQSYDVIIKQTAKELQLKIELEEKLEYEDILWKVFPNSITTTANSTPRTMVDDIIKDMVKKEVKEMLPELQELGMPDSNREAGSEGAQKTPEIDFVGSTENMMEEIKMKITEQIKVKMVVQKIQECLRGNQKILLILKVYDKYVPQWEETRNSLSLLGLECPIAGAVIVAKITREDNMQYFGCPGSELIEYSPVGLYFDTVLQVTSQYMNDQNSHQVLRDILWECKQDEFCMKIFAHAFYAKPNRSTEELRKLHYTIRSSPTHTLPSIMLKFSYRELPKEYMSCLLYLAIFPQGQTIRRSTLIGRWVAERLITTKDWRWSSSVYEAEKCFDTLVDRYLVCPVGIGATGKVKSCTVHKLVYGFITKIAMQQHILETRLSHHLACHFSVFSDVRLRSSETIEDFFKKSSQFYKLKVVDLEGCHCFQQKNKFYLRDICKNILMLKYLSLRRTDVTRLPSEINNLQELEVLDIRETKIPASATRNILLRMLKLLLVGHVDSSPRSPDFPSVQMHEKIQKMEHVEVPCNVKLQNGLQRLLSSHVDSSHADYSSVQIPVKIEKMKGVEVLSNVKPKNHRDLVNIGTLNNLKKLGVAINKESYLKPLLNAISDLLNHSLRFLSITLDISIHKDPAAELSLENKPKYLESLTINGSKKCPEDIKSTSTQMGKLLKSLTEYGNQLAIVNISCTFLSQENLKVLGKLENLRCVKLRHSAYNESKLTFNKGEFENLNKFLVEGNNMAEITFDNGAASNLEKIVLSSTDIVSISGVNCLQKLEELELKGINDKDMVNSLFDKVKHIGKVTLRDTMLEQGDLKILAGNNKMCSLVLLGKFYNGSHVIFEDEFQKLNLLIVDSSESDITEISFTNRSPNLEKMVWSFKEIVSLSGIDKLPALKELELKGGDSVPNKLKEDIKKQKIRLDYKPRDRP